One Desmodus rotundus isolate HL8 chromosome 4, HLdesRot8A.1, whole genome shotgun sequence DNA segment encodes these proteins:
- the LOC112322702 gene encoding pre-mRNA-splicing factor 18 isoform X1, which yields MTLSRQEVIRRLRERGEPIRLFGETDYDAFQRLRKIEILTPEVNKGLRNDLKAALDKIDQQYLNELVGGQEPGEEDTQNDLKVHEENTTIEELEALGESLGKGDDHKDMDIITKFLKFLLGVWAKELNAREDYVKRSVQGKLNSATQKQTESYLRPLFRKLRKRNLPADIKESITDIIKFMLQREYVKANDAYLQMAIGNAPWPIGVTMVGIHARTGREKIFSKHVAHVLNDETQRKYIQGLKRLMTICQKHFPTDPSKCVEYNAL from the exons gttatcAGAAGactgagagaaagaggagaaccAATCAGACTATTTGGAGAAACTGATTATGACGCTTTTCAACgtttaagaaaaatagagatcCTCACACCAGAAGTTAACAAG GGATTGAGAAATGATCTGAAAGCAGCGTTGGATAAGATTGATCAGCAATACCTCAATGAACTTGTGGGTGGTCAGGAACCTGGAGAGGAAGACACACAGAATGATTTGAAAGTTCATGAAGAAAACACCACAATAGAAGAGTTAGAG GCTTTGGGAGAATCTTTAGGAAAAGGTGATGATCATAAAGACATGGACATCATTACCAAATTCCTTAAG TTCCTTCTCGGTGTTTGGGCTAAAGAACTGAATGCCAGGGAAGATTATGTGAAGCGCAGTGTGCAGGGTAAACTGAACAGTGCTACGCAGAAACAGACTGAGTCCTATCTCAGACCCCTGTTCAGAAAGCTACGGAAAAGG aatctTCCTGCTGATATAAAAGAATCCATAACAGACATTATTAAATTCATGTTGCAGAGAGAGTATGTGAAG GCTAACGATGCTTATCTTCAGATGGCCATTGGAAATGCCCCTTGGCCCATTGGTGTCACTATGGTTGGTATCCATGCCAGAACTGGTAGGGAAAAGATTTTCTCCAAGCATGTTGCACATGTTTTAAATGATGAGACACAGAGGAAGTATATTCAG gGATTGAAGAGGTTAATGACCATTTGCCAGAAGCACTTTCCTACAGATCCCTCAAAATGTGTGGAGTACAACGCACTCTGA